The Glycine max cultivar Williams 82 chromosome 17, Glycine_max_v4.0, whole genome shotgun sequence genome contains the following window.
TGTGTTGTAATGTGATCCGCAGATGTTATAATTGATCTGCAGCTGATCCGCAAGTAcgttacggatcaacttgatccgcgaGAAGCTtttatcttccttttttttcattttagaagacaattttatttttgaatacgAATAACATAAAATTAGCACAAATTTAAACGTGAAATGAttccaaacataaaataacattacaTTAACTTAAACAATACATTCACTTCAACAAAATGGAAAGGAATTAGCATCAAATACTACAACTAAGGCATGCTAATTTTGCGACAAGGACTCATTATCTTCCCTTTCTATTACATGCTTACTAAAaatagctaaaatttctattggcccgATTTTTTTCCAGTAGTTTGATTGCACTAATACCTTCAGCACGTCATCGTTGGTTTTAAGTTCAATAATTTCGAATTCGATAATGTTATCTGAATACTCGTAGTGACTTggttgtcaaaaaaataatcgCCTTACCGTTTGTGTTTGATGAAtaccataagggggaatcccTTAAGGCGCAACTTGtttgatcaaatccttcagttcatccatggtacatccggaaggaatgtcaaactttttacaattttttcctatgaacgagtaaccaacaaactcattttggcgTGACATGTTTCACCTCCCATTGTAATAAAGTAGGGCATTATGAATAGGGGTCATAGCGGCTTCAAATAAGTTTAGTATATCATCTGGTGTTCTACCaatggtgcataataactcaatcagatcaacacatgaaaattgattattacacagcaacattgtgttaacatcatcatcatttttgagttgcatacattgaaagcgAAGATGATTACTTGTATCTGTGAATGGCTgccggtagtaaatttcatccaaatattgTTCGTTGGTTAGCTGAAGGGTACTGTGTATTTTGGTTTTTAACGTTTGAAAATCATAAACATTAGGTACTCGAAAAGGTACTGGAGTGGAggtttgaaaataaacaccattGTCGTCATGAATAATGGaaccatttggaaaaataaaagctaatgtggagttcacaattgtctgactgcttgtttctcccaagaatgccatacttttttcaaagagttgagttaggaataaatgtttgattttttaccGTTTTGGCTGTGtgatatatatagatgagtttCAGTActattgattcaattttttagaataaatacaTACGCGCGCACATGATTTTTGTATGTGTTGTCAACCACACCAATGACGTGACATGTTAACACACTTGCATTTCTCAACGTGTAGTCAAGTCTTATAGTGTCCTGTCATGTTTTATGTTAACACGCTTGCATTTCCTAATGTATTGTCAACTTAGACAACGACTTATCATACATGCATACTTTATTTTAGTTgcaacaatgattttttttcgaataagcaacaaatttttatgttaacataacAAATAAACAGAGGTACATTTTCAATCATCATTTAAGTCAACATAGTCTCTTTTGTACGACATCAAGCTTCTATAAtgttgcattctactaatatatggagttggcTACTGCTTCGCCTGAGTATGACAACTGGTGGACCATAACAATGATATCGACGGTAAAGGACAACAATCTTTTAAATTAATCTGTCGTAcatgcaaaaataaataagcatCAACTCAATCGTACACAACtgatttcataaatataaaaaaatttatatctacAATGTACCTGAATAAAATGATTGTCATTGACGTGACCGATACAAATTATGCGATGCACCGAAGGATCTCccggtggttgacttctaagaggaaagaaCATCATGTTTTGTTGGGGAGACAAggatacaaggattacattataccttgatgcaattaTATATCCCATGtcggttatatccatccacttatccatagtgacctgaatgaaacaaatatagacgtcaaagtttattttaatgttaagtcttaaaaatcaaaaacacaaattaaatacCGTGGTTAACCCATCAACATGTAGTGACATCCTTAAATTCTCAAATCTGTCTGTGCCACCAAAGAGCTTGATATAGTCTTCTGCGAATTTGGCAAGTTCTATAAGCAGATGGGTGTAGACCAATGACCAAGGGTCttgacccatacctaataaactgGCAACCGCCCGATATCCACAATTTTCATCAGCACCGACATCAACAATATTATCAATGAAGTCGTGGATAAATggctgaaattgatccaacataggCATCATCCTTCTTGGATTGGGTTGGTCAGAAGATGATGAACTACGCCTCACTGACGAATTGCTATTTTGTAGAGAATGAAATGCATCTACATACTCCTAATAAGATGGATCACGCTTTGTTGACCTTGGGTTTCTTTTCATCGGTTTTTTCGATGCACCTTTTGTGTTAACCTttgctggaggaggacacattgAATTCTGATTAGGGTATACAATTCCCCGAAGCTTTGTCTTCAGAGTAAActtaccacaaacatcaagttcatcaaatcTTTTGGATATTGTTTCGATTTCTTCCTTGATGCTCACCTCGGGCTCAGATATCCCTTGATCTGAAAAATTGAGTCTCCTCcagaacatatggattgaatccaACAGGATGCAACCAACAACATATTTGAATAGATCacaagcacaaggaagaccgtgcgtcgttctcatcacacaaccacaactGGAAGGATTGTTGCCAGCATAGTGAACACTCTCAAATTCagcagcaatctgatttaaagcataccttgaaaccattccaagaagactcttgtataaggtttttctGAATACATGTCCAAtgacatgtgtacttgtttcaaatgatgctCTAATTTCCGTGTGCTGTAGCGTCaccatgttgttcatggcatcccaaacactgcATAAGTTTCCAAGGCTATTTTGTAACACTCTTTTTAAAGCCCAGTGAgaagattcaaccctacatttcaaatacacaaataacaataaacatatacaacaataaaaatCTATCAATTCATCAACGTTAATCGAAATAAGTAAACAATTttatacctgtttgttgttgtattccctaagtgcatcaccttattcgtccacGCAGTAACAAAATTTTTCTTGTGTGGGATTATCCATGTATCCTTCACATaatcaacaaacattggccaagATGAACAAACCATTTCAAACCTCTTCAGGTACTCATCAAACTGCTGCTCCAAAGGACGATCAACAAGAGTTCCCTAGGCATTCATGACATATTCCCAAACATTTCTTTGACCAATTAACGATTTTCATTTGCCCTTCACgttcttgtttatgtgaaaggtacacaacaaatttgtacactTAGGAAATATAGTTtgcactgcattcatcaatgctaggtctctgtTAGTGACAATAACTACAGGGAGGACATCACGTCTTAAAAATAGACATCGAAAGCATTCTAAAGCCCAAACCACATTATTTAGACGTTCACCCTTCAGATATGCAAAatcagcagagaatgtcatcctaGTTGGTGTCACCTCAACAAAATCAAGCAGTGAGAGTCTgtacttgtttgttttgtaggtactgtctatcaaaaacaccaaattataTGCGTTTACTAACTTCACTGcatcagggtgacaccaaaagatatcacgaaCCACGTCCTCGTCCTTGAATctgtgccaatgaatatactgatccCGTTCAAGAAGCTTAATTAGGTGTTGCATTTTAGTATCACTTTCTCTTATGGAAAAACAATATGCACTTTTTGCATTGTATATTAGTTTGATGGTCGTACAACTATTGACATTGTGCTCCTTTAGAGTCAGCAGAATGTTTTTTGGTTTGACCATCAtgtggatgtccaactaatgagttggtcaattcatgattatgaatcccacaAATCAACTTCATCGTCCAGCCTTGTCCTCCAACCATTGGCTTGcaacgaagcttgaagggatacccacatttcctagtccTAGTGTCTCTTCTAACGAATTCTTTCTTCCTACACCAATACTCgtcactcctttcacacccaattaacacaaatgaagtcCTTCCTCTACTACTTGTGTTTGTGTCAGACCTTACAATCACCaccacaaatccattttcataagCAACAGATCGAGCCCATCGTAGAACATCCTCTCGGTTGTCAAACACCACAAACCAATCCACATAATTTCAGCTTCCTATgacatattcattttattaaatcactcACAGTCATGAACAttattacctgagaagtattgaacgcatctgaacaatcaacatgtggttcattcacaccacattcttcttcattttcataatccatatccACTTCTTCAGGCATTATACCTTCATACATCCACTGATCCTCGTCCATCTTAACAATAaatcaaaaatttaaacacaaacATAGAAAAACcctattcaaataaaaatacacaaataacATAGTAAAAAGCCAAAACCCTATTTCATTCTACACATATAAACAATTCAAATACAAAATGACAATACAAActaagtaataaattaaaaacaaaattaaactttacaaTTTCGAAAAACAGAGtctcttatggatcaagttgatctgtgaTTCATTGCtgcagatcaagttgattcgtaaacTTCTTACAGATCAACCTGATCCGCCCGATTTGTTGTACACCATAACAGAATGCACCCAACACTGCGTACCTCGTATGCCACCGTCGACCATCGCAACGCCTTCACCTTCACCTTCACGGAACCTAACCGTTCACCGAACCAAACTGATCGCAACGAAACAAAAGAACTACGGGGAAGAAGCACTGTGCATTGAGGAGAGAAAACAACGAAAGAATGCGCAAATGAAGCATTGTGCCATTTAAAAAAGCTTGGTGCCTGGTGCAAAACACTGTTCATGGCGACACTGTTCATCGACAAGACGAAATGCAGGAGCAGCAGAGGAAGGGGTACTTTAGCCATTTAGAAaatttgctgggtgcaccagcaataatgctgggtgcacctagcaagtCCCAGATTGTATACCTCCCGTCACCGAGTCAATGCAGTCTGACTGAAACAAGTATTTGCTAGTCATTTACTCATTTTAATcttattaaaaacaaatgttCCAATTACTCATGTCAAGATTGATACACATTTATTTgtgaagaggaaaggaaatggggaaaattaatcttttatataaaaatgttattgcTATACATTTATTGTGTGCCTGTTGGTTGCATCCTGTAGCAAGCTGTGATTGTGCTACAATGGGCACAAACAGAATCCTTTAATGAAGTAAACATGTATATTCTACATTTCTATCGGTAAAATATTTGCAACGAAAAATCAGAGAGGTGATAGGTGATGATCAAGTGGTTGTGGTTTCAAGTTCCCGTTGTAAATTAGAATTCAGATAGATTTCATGAGTTTATTTATCACCGCCATGTTGTCTTCGCCAAAACTCATAAGGTTCTAACTCAACAGTGAATAAATTCAAGGAGACAAGAAAGGAAATGAGAGCAAAAGATGCAGAGGGGCTCAGAGCTGCCATCGAAGAAGAGAACGGAGAGCGCTCGTACGGGAAACCCGTGGATGTGGAAAAGTGTGAGTGTGagttgaagaaaaatgaaagaggaAAAAATTTCTTACCATGGATGTTGCGCGCGAAGCAACGACAGTTATCACGGGAACCAAGAACGAGAAGGGAATGTGTTACGTTGAGGGGGTATGAGATCTAAAACTAAAAGGCTTCATTAGGTCTTAGAGCTGTAGGAGGTAGTTGCGAAAATCCAAACGAGTTGTTTTAGATCAATTTACAAATAATAGCAAAATGTTTTcatcaagttattttaaaaagtttattgaaataagttaaaaatcatatatgaataaataaactATAATTATTTTCGTAAAATCTCTTAAAATAAGTGtatgtgaaaataatttacTATGCTATCATCCATACATAAAAGAAGATTTTAtacaataagaaaatattatgtaataatcaaatatttattcaacattaattaaatgtcattgatgtattttaattagttaattaaaattagttcaaattcaaaataataaaataataaatgttataatttatttattattccattaaactaaatttttatcaaatcaatcaatccatttaaatattaaaataagaatacATCCAATTACATTACCTTAATCAataattatgttttcaattcattatGTTGTAAGTAATCATTTTAATTGGTGACAactgttttattaataataataataataataataataataataataataataataaatgtgagattaatttataaattatttactattttttaaaattcaatgtttttttttaaaaaaatgttatgctattttttcataaataacttAGATTTTTCAtcatcaatgtttttttttgtgaaagtttttatattttttaatttatatttaatttttataatttggcatttcatattttttattcttataagtattaagatatataaacatttgaaagatgtgtgatgttatttttttttattatttggatttatatttttcttattcaatgttttgaattGTAAATTGAGAtgtttaatagaaaatattgaTTGATAACAAAGATAATGCAGTAGATATCATGATCTACCCTTCACagagtgaaatttgaatactaaaaaaatcatcatatacATTTTTGCTATAATAAATACTAAACCATAAATCCAAAATCCGAACACCCCAATTCCTAAATcctaaacttaaaatactaaaaattcaaaaatccaAAACCCTCAACCATAAACATCCACAATCATGAGTATCTTTTGCAACTCAACGCACTGTACTCCAAATCTTTTACAAGATCAACCCTTAAGTGACAAGAACGTCATTATTGGCGTCTTCGTCTTCCTTGTCTGTGGCCCTCTTCATCTTCCTTGTCGACGGCAAAGGAGAGAGAATGGGAGAATGGTGCTTGCTGCAGtagtggaagaaaagaaaagaaaagaaaagaggaaaggaaTGATAGAACCCCCATTCTCGATCCCATTTCGGTTTCTGAAAGAGAGTCCACCCTTTGTCTGATCGAACGCGTTTCAGTTTCAGGTTTTCTCGATTCCATTTTGATTTGTGATTTCCGATTTGGTTGCAAAATCTTCATCTTTTAACCAAAGGGATAAATCAATATTACTATTTGGTTTTGCCTTTATTTTTCGGTTGTTTTGCTTTGGATCGAACGAATTGCAATGACAGATGAATGTAACATAATATTTGTCGGTGCGTTCTCCCTTCTTCCTTAAGTTTTTTGTTGCTATTGTACATAGTGTGCATGTGTTTTGTCCTATACAAGTCCACCTAAGAATCTGGTATCTAGTTCTTACTCATCAATATTATTCGTCTACCTTCATTAATTTCTTGCATAACTTTTGCGGAATCAGGTTTCTTTAGGATTTTTTCATCGTCATTTTCCTTAATCATTGTCAATGATTCTCAGTCAAAACTGTCCATTTTACAGTTCTCTCCCTACCCAAACCTGATCTCTTTTTTTtggaaagcaaagataatttatattaaagtaggtaaagtaccagaggtactacatGATACAAAGAATAGGATCCTGTAAGAACAGGAACATAAAACACCCTACAACAAGCCACCACCCTACCGAACAGGAAAACATTAACTAAATACTATAGACATTGCTGAAGACCAACAATGGAAAGGAACCTTGAAGTCCCTTTCTCAACCCCTCAACCAAGTCCACAAAAGGAATAGAGTGTTATCTGCCAGCTTAGTGATATCAAAGGATTGATTATGGAATATCATATCATTCTTGGGCTTCCAAATTGAATTTGTAACTTCTAGTCACCACATTTTCCATCTTCTGTTAGAAGCCTTTGATCCTGCTGAAGAATAATGCTGAAGGAAATTATCCATTGGCCTGCAGTGGATAACCCTGTCTTCCTTTACCCAGAATAAGAATTCCCACCACAAAGGCATAATTTTAGCACAAGTGAAAAACAGGTGGGATGCAGATTCAGGTTGGCTATGGCAGAAAGGGCAAAGGTCATTTTCAACCTGAATTTGTCTTTTAACTAAGTTATCCTTAGTAGGGAGTCTATCCCATAACAATCTCCGGGCAAAAGATAAGGCTCTAGGAGGGATTTTAATCTCCCAAAGTTGCTGGAACCCCAAATGCTGACCTTCATCACCCTGCCCAGATTTAATGACTTGGTAAGTAGATTTGGATCCCATTAGCTTCAGCTCTCCAAACTCAGGTGTCCTTCAAGTTGATGTTTAACCTAATTGCATGGATTTGGTCAATGAATTTGGAAGCTGGTTGCAGCTCATTATCAAAGAGATGTCTTCTCCAAGACATGTTCCAAACCCACCCATTATCAGACCAAGATCCCACATCTGCCACCCTGAGATCTCTTTGGGAAGAGATTCTGAATAATTCACAGAATTGATCTTTGAGGGGAATTCCCTCATCACCCCAAGGATCTTCCCAAAAGAGGAACTGGTCACCTCTACCCACCTTCCAACAAGTTTGGTTAGAAGTAGCATTCATGCTCTGGTGTTGAGTAATGGCCCTTAAGTCAGCCCACCAAGTAGAAAAGTACTGCTTTTGAGGCCCCTGACCCAAACCCCTCCATCCTTTGTATTTAGAAACCAGAATCCTGTTCCAAAGGTGGTATGGTTGATGGAACAACATCCATTTCCATTTGAATAAAAGAGCCTAATTGAGGATGTTAATGTCTTTGACCCCCAAACCTCCCATATCTCTAGGAGTACAACAATGACTTCAAGATATCCAAGCAATCTTCCTCCCTTCTCGATTACCACCCCAAAGGAATTGCCTTTAGATGGCAGAAATCCTATTAATGACAGCTGAGGGGGCCCTGAAAAAAGACAGATAAAACAGAGGTAATGTTGTTAAGACAACATTGATAAGGGTGGTTCTACCAGCCATAGAGATATTTCTCTGGTTCCATTTGCTCAACTAAGCCTCAAACTTCCTTATAATCGAATCCCAGACCACCCTTCTTCTTGGATTGACACCAATTGGAATTCCTAAGTAGCAGAAAGGGAGCTGAAGCAGAGCACAATTGAGGTAGGCAGCAACAGAGATGCACCATTCCTCAAGTTGGCCTATAGCACCAAACTGGCTCTTTGCAAAATTAATCCTCAAACCAGAAACCATCTCAAAGCTTCTGAGAATGACCTTCACAGCTCTGACATTCTCCATGGAAGCTTCTCCAAAAAACATAGTATCATCAGCATACTGGAGAACATCCACAGGAACCTTGTTATTCCCCACCAAGAAACTTCTAAAGCAGTTTTTAGATACTGCTTCCCTCATCAGACCTATCAAGCCTTCAGCCACTAGATCAAAGAGAAGGGGTGCCAAAGGGTCCCCTTGTCTCAACCCTCTTTGAGGCTTGAATTCAGAAGTTGGGCTACCATTAACAAGAATAGATATGGAAGCTGAGGTGAGACAAGCCCTTATCCACCTAATCCATCTCTCATGGAACCCCATTCTCCTCAGCATATATAtgacaaaatgccaagaaataGAATCATAAGCCTTCTCAAAGTCCACTTTAAATACCATGCAAGACTTCTTGGATCTTCGAGCCTCCTCAATCACCTCATTAGCCACCAAAACTCCATGAAGCAATTGTCTGCCTTTTATAAAAGTTGCCTGCCTTTCATCTATAAGATAAGGCATGACCTTTCTCAGCCTATTAGCCAACAATTTggcaataattttataaatacagCCTATGAGGGATATTGGTCTGAAGTCATTGATAACTTGGGGTTCCTTCACTTTAGGAATGAGAGCAATAAAGGAGGAATTGCTGCCTTTGGGGAAGGAAGCATTAACAAAGAATTCATCAATAAACCTAAGGAAATCATGTTTAAACTCCTGCCATAAATGCTTAATAAACCTGAAATTAAACCCATCAGGCCCTGGACTTTTATCATTACCACAGCTCCACACAGCACAAGTGGTCTCCTATTCTTTAAAAGGTTCAACCATGATATCTCTTTGAGAAGAAGATGAGACACTGAAAGATACCCCATCCAGAGTAGGTCTATGAAGTTGAGGTTCATGGAATCTATTTTGAAAGTGCTGTAAAACCTCAGCCTTAACCAAGAGAGGGTCTTCAACCCAAGAACCATCAATCAGCAAACCCCTTATAGCATTTCTCCTCCTACTGTAATTGATTAGTTTGTGGAAATATAAACTGTTGTTGTCCCCCTCTTTAACCTATCTACTTCTAGATTTCTGTCTCATGATAGATTCATGAAGATTAGCCTTTTCCCAAAGCTGAGATTGAACTTTCTTCAGCTGCTTGACTTGTTGCTCCGAAGGCTGAGATGACATAGAGTTTTCCAACTCATTCATATTCTGTTGAAGGTGCTTTATTTGAGTACATAGATTTGTTGAGTTATCCTTACTCCATATTTTCAGCCTGTGTTTAAGGGTCTTAAGCTTGCTTTTTTAAAACGAATCCCCCCACCCCATGGGCTGATAAGCAAACCAGCAGTCCTTCACCACCTGCTGGTAATCCTTGATCTTTAACCAACCATCAAAGACCTTAAAAGGCTTAGGGCCCCAGTCAGTGGTCTTAGATTTAAGGATAATAGGGCAGTGATCAGAGTAATTTCTCTCAAGGTTGAGTTGAGAGCTATCGAGCCATAAATCAAGCCATCCATCTGAAACCAACACTCTATCAAGCTTACTTTTGCAGGTTCCATTAGGCCTCATCCAAGTAAAAGGCTTACCCAAGCAAGGAATGTCCTCCACCTCCATATCAGCAAGCCACTCATTGAAATCAGCTATGATTTGAGAGTCTGAGTTGCTACTGTTAGTCCCCATTCTTTCTAGAGGGTGTCTAATACATTTGAAGTCCCCAACCAGACACCAACAAGTGTCTTGAGACTAAGATTTTCTAGTGCTGAGATTCTGCCATAACTGTCTTTTCCCAGCAATATCACAAGGGGCATAGATATTAATGACTACCACCCTTTGCATTTGAGGCAGCCAAACCCCACCCAGCATAATGTAGTCTTTATCAGAAAACCGAAAATCAACCTGGAATTTATTATTATCCCAGACACAGAGCAGACCCCCAGCAGCATTCACAGCAGGCTGCCATTCCCAAGCCAAGTCAGATTGCCCCCACAAAAATTGACACGAAGCTTTATCcaaaaattcctttttggtttctTGAAGACACAGAAGATCAATATTAAACTTCCCCACCAAATTCCTGATAGAAGCCCATTTGAGACCTCTACCCAGCCCTCTAATGTTGTAGGACAGAATATTCATCCCTGAATATTCTTATTCCCTAACTTCAAAGCTTATTTCCTGTCCCGAGACTCCATGGTTGTAAAGCTGTGAATACAATCATGATGATCTGATTCATGTTGAAGGCCTATAGATTTCGCAAGAAGTCATTGCTGCATAGCCTCTTCCAAGTCTTCAAGAGAGTTTTCTTCTGTATTCTTGAACCCCTCAAAAGCCTCTAGAGTCCTGTTGTTTGGGCCTTTACAAGAGGAATCATTTAAACCACCCAGACCCTTGTCCTCCCTTAGCGAGATATCTTCTTCTACTACAGGCTCAAGAGGGGCAGCTTTAGATGGGCCATGTCTTTGTCTAACATAGACTTTAGAGAACAAATCAGAGCTCCCTTTTGATGTCTGAGCCGAAGTTGGGTGGTTTTCCTTTTTACACCCCTCCATCTTCATTATTGGGCCCGAAATAGAGCTTGGCCCAATAGCCTTTTGGAACTGTAAAGAAGGCATGCCTGGTTGTGATCCCCTATCCGTTACAAGTCTCGTGTTTACCCCGTAAAtgttttgctccttttctgctaaATCTTCACAATTCAAAAAATTTCCAATCTGGTCTTCAACAGGCTGTCGAGACCCAGCTTTTGCAGGGTCCAaggttatcatatctgttaaaGCATTTCCCTGAGCCTTCTCTGTGAAACATACCACAGGGTCAACCTTTGCCGAAATAGAACCCTGAGTATGCTCCCCTCTGTCTCCTGACTTGTCTATGTATTCATCAGCAGAAGGGGTATTATCCAGCGGACTAGAGTGGTTGGGTGTTTGGCAGCAGTAACCACTGGGTATAGCGTGAGACTGATGGCTCGAACGAAGCTGGTTCTTGGTCGATGACAGCTCCGCCGAGTAGGAGAAGGTTGTGTCATCATCGTCGTCGTCCTCCTCCACCGACGTTATCTCTTCCGTCCACTCTTCGGACAAAGGAGTTCTCGTTCTCCTCACAGCTCCGTCGTCTCCGACCTCCTCCACCAACCACACCCTATAGTCGGCGTCCCCAGTACGAACAATGACCTCCTTCATGATCGCCGGCGGGAGAGGTGTCCGAACCAGTAGTCGAGCACGATCCAACCGGTGACGGTCGTCGGTATCTTCGTCAGTTTCAATAACATCTCCAATAATGGAGACAACCTGCTTCATGTGGTCAACATCCCACACTTCAATCGAAAATCCCCATAGTTGTAGCCAAACGACCCGATTGTTTGGCCTGCAACCCGATCGTCATTTCTCGAGGGAGTAGAAAAGAGAGCTGTCGCCATCGATCTCTGAATTGATAATCTGTTGAGCTTTGTCCTCCGACAGGCCAGTGAGAATGACCATATCGTCACCGAGGAATTTGGTACTAATATTGTACCCTAA
Protein-coding sequences here:
- the LOC106796706 gene encoding uncharacterized protein gives rise to the protein MGSKSTYQVIKSGQGDEGQHLGFQQLWEIKIPPRALSFARRLLWDRLPTKDNLVKRQIQVENDLCPFCHSQPESASHLFFTCAKIMPLWWEFLFWVKEDRVIHCRPMDNFLQHYSSAGSKASNRRWKMW